Genomic window (Pseudoliparis swirei isolate HS2019 ecotype Mariana Trench chromosome 23, NWPU_hadal_v1, whole genome shotgun sequence):
ATGAATGAGTTCAACTGCAATGATCACATTAGAGCAGGGCATCTGCACTGAAAGGGCTACTTGATTTGCATGATGGTCAACAAGTCACATTGCAACGGTCCAATGTCCTTTCACTCAATCCTTTGGACTTCACATTATAGATTAGGTGGATCTTCACAGtcaggctacttttctttatgtCTTCTAGGTAGAAGACGGCTTGTGTGTCAACACCATCCTCTTTTATCTCCCATTCGCTCCAGGACTTTCCACCAACACCAGCACCCAAAATGAGCATGGTACGTTTGAATCCTTTGTTCTGGCTTTTGTTTCAATTTTGCTTCTGTAATTTGTAGAGTAAGTGCCAATCTTTTATTTTCTAATTCAATGGTTTGTAAACCCTGAACTGCAAACTTGTGTTTCCCAGCAACTTGAATTGAAGAATGTGCACATCCGAGCTGGAGATCAGCTGAAAGTAAGGGGGGTAATTCTGCATGATGCTGAGAGGTGAGCCAACCAAACATAACATGTGTTTTGTATTGGCAAATTAACTGAAGATTAAATGGTGATTTTTATGCAGATGCATTGTGGAAAACTAAAAAAAGGGACACTTTTATAATTATGGTTCAAGCTCTGCAAACATGTCAATATGAAGAATACATCTATTGTACAATCTCTGATCCAATCAGATTCGAGATTGATCTCGGCCGTAGTGCAGACGACCTGGCACTGCATTTTAACCCTCGTTTCCGTGACGACACTGACGGAGCCGTTATCGTTTGCAACTCCAAGGCTGCTGGTTGTTGGGGCGATGAGAAACGGGAAATAAACAACCCCCTACAGAGGGGCGCTGATGTCAAGGTGAGGCGGTCTGACTCAAGGGAGGGAGGATGTGTGATGGGTCAGTTCACCCAAATCACCAGAAACACTCTATTACCTTTATTGGTATGCAGGTAGATTTGGTTCGGAGACGATTTGAGATGTCTGCATGCATTAAACGGAGTTACTGTTGCTTTTCTATTTTAGATGGTGTTGAAGCTGACCGGAGACATGTTTGAAGTGGAGCTCCCTGATGGACATGAAGTCCAGTTTCCCAACCGCGATGGCATGGACATCATCAGCTACATCAAAATTGCAGGGGACTTCAAACTCACTTCCTTCAAGATCTGCTAAGAGACACATGTTGTTACACATGCATGGGATGTTTGGTTGAAGACCTTGAGACTCGCTCAGTTATTGTAAGAAATATTCATCACTTTGGTATGTAGAGCTTAAGTGAATTTGAATTTAGCTCTATCTAAAAATGTCCTGTTGTGCACAAGAACATTAAACGTTTAAATGCAAATGATCCTATTTGTATTGTCTTTGAAGGGTTGAGGCTTAATCCTGAGCTTTGAAGTGTCTTCCCACAACAGCAACACTAAGTTTACGTAGTAACAGTGGAGCAGCGATCCAAGAGAGACAACAAATCGCTCCAAAAATAGAGATTACCTGTCAGCCTCAGTGGGCACAACAAACACAGTCAACTGAGATGGCTTTGTGCACATAAAGTAACATCTAGGACCAATGTGTCTCTTTTATTACAGAATACATAAAGATCTTTATAGTCATTACTGCTTGACATTTATCTCCAAAGAGTGCATCATTGGGAGTCAT
Coding sequences:
- the LOC130189137 gene encoding galectin-2-like, which translates into the protein MSMQLELKNVHIRAGDQLKVRGVILHDAERFEIDLGRSADDLALHFNPRFRDDTDGAVIVCNSKAAGCWGDEKREINNPLQRGADVKMVLKLTGDMFEVELPDGHEVQFPNRDGMDIISYIKIAGDFKLTSFKIC